The Syntrophotalea acetylenivorans genome contains the following window.
CATCTTTAATCAACTCATCGCGAAAATCCGGATGGGCAATGGAGATCAGTGCTTCGGTCCGTTCCCAAGTGCTTTTGCCTTTGAGGTTGACCTTGCCGAATTCGGTCACCACCCATTGTACACAGGTACGACTGTCGGTAACGATACTGCCGGGACTCAAGGTCGGCACGATGCGGGACTTGACCTCCCCTCCCCGGCTGTACGTTGAGGACAGACAAATAAAGCTCTTGCCGCCGTTGGAGAGATAAGCGCCCATGACGAAGTCGAGCTGGCCACCGGTACCGCTGATATGTCGGATACCGGCCGACTCGGAGGAAACCTGGCTGAACAGATCGATTTCCACGGCGTTGTTGATCGAGATGAAATTGTCGATCATGGCCACCTTGCGGACATCGTTGCAGTAATCGACCGGGCAACTCATGACTTCCGGATTGTTGTGGATGAAGTCGTACATCTTTTGAGTGCCGGCGGCAAAAGCGAAGACCTGGCGGAAGCGGTCGATGTTCTTGCGCGAACCGTTGATTTTCCCCCGTTTAGACATCTCGACGAAGGCATCGACGTACATCTCCGTGTGTACCCCCAAATCCTTCAGGTCCGACTCGGCGATCAAAGAGCCCACGGCATTGGGCATGCCGCCGATCCCGAGCTGCAGACAGGCGCCGTTGGGGATCTCCTCGACGATCAGTTCCGCAACTTTTTTGTCCACCTCGGAAAGCGCGGCGGAATTCATTTGCGGTAAAGGCGGATTGGAGCCCTCGACAATGCGATCTACCTGAGAAATATGAATGGCCTCTTCGTTGCCGCCCAGGCAACGGGGCATGTTCTCGTTGACCTCGACGATGATGACCTTGGCTTGCTCGCACACCGCCATCATATGGGAGGCCTGGGGGCCGAAGTTGAAATAACCGTGTTCGTCCATCGGCGCCACCTGGAACATGGCCACGTCTACGGGATCGACGCTTTCCCGATAGAACCGAGGTAGTTCCGAATAGCGCATCGGGCCGTAGTACCCGCAGCCCATATCGATGATCTTGCGATCAATGCCTGAGCAGTGCCAGGCATTCCAGGTGAAATGGTTTTCCGGGTTGGGGATGGCGAAAATCTCCGGCATCCACAGGGCGATGCCACCGCGAACCTTGACGTCGCTCAGTTCTCCGGCGCGGGTCGCCAGGGCTTTGTCGCTTGCCACGGGGTGACCGAGACACCAGCCATAATCAACCCAGTCTCCTGATTTGACTGACTTGACCGCTTCTTCGGCGGTCACCTGCTTTTGGGCATACATGTCGGTATAAGGCATGTTTTTCTCCTTCCTCGTGTTTTGTTGCGAGCTACCCGAGCAGGCCCGACTGTTGTTCCGCCATCAATGGTACGGACTCACCAGCTTCCTGCCGAACCTGGCCGACTTAAGGTAGACATCCAACTTACCAGCAAACTCAAGAAAGGATCCATCGCCCAAAAAGGGGGATTTGATCCCACACAATAGGGACAAAACAGGGGAGGCC
Protein-coding sequences here:
- a CDS encoding butyryl-CoA:acetate CoA-transferase; this translates as MPYTDMYAQKQVTAEEAVKSVKSGDWVDYGWCLGHPVASDKALATRAGELSDVKVRGGIALWMPEIFAIPNPENHFTWNAWHCSGIDRKIIDMGCGYYGPMRYSELPRFYRESVDPVDVAMFQVAPMDEHGYFNFGPQASHMMAVCEQAKVIIVEVNENMPRCLGGNEEAIHISQVDRIVEGSNPPLPQMNSAALSEVDKKVAELIVEEIPNGACLQLGIGGMPNAVGSLIAESDLKDLGVHTEMYVDAFVEMSKRGKINGSRKNIDRFRQVFAFAAGTQKMYDFIHNNPEVMSCPVDYCNDVRKVAMIDNFISINNAVEIDLFSQVSSESAGIRHISGTGGQLDFVMGAYLSNGGKSFICLSSTYSRGGEVKSRIVPTLSPGSIVTDSRTCVQWVVTEFGKVNLKGKSTWERTEALISIAHPDFRDELIKDAENMKIWRNSNRI